The sequence GCCGGTGCGCACCCAGTTCGGCTGGCACGTGCTCAAGGTCGAGGAGAAGCGCGCCGTGGACGTGCCCGCCTTCGAGACGGTGAAGCAGGAGCTGGAGACGCGGCTCAAGATGCAGAAGACGGAGAAGTACGTGGAGCAGTACGTGCAGGAGCTGCGGCAGAAGGCCTCCGTGGAGACGAAGATCTGAGCGCCCGGGCCGACAGTCCCCCCGAGGGCGCGCGTCCCGTCGTCGGCATCTCGCTCGGGGACGTGTCGGGCATCGGCCCGGAGGTGACCGCGGCGGCGCTCGCGCTGCCCCGGGTGCGCCGCGCGCTGGTGCCCGTGGTGTTCGGCGACGGGCCGACGCTCGAGCGCTTCGCCCTCTTCGGCACGTACGCGCGCGCCACGCCCCAGACGCTGGAGCGGCCGTCACGGCCCACGGTGTGCGTGGTGACTCGGCTCGGGGAGAAGGATCGCCAGCCCGGCAAACCCACGCGCCAGGGCGGAAAGGCCCAGTACGCCTACATCCAGGCGGCCATCGAGGCGGCGCGCGCGGGACGGGTGGACGCGCTGTGCACGGCGCCGGTGTCCAAGGAAGGCATCTCCCGCGCGGGCATCCCCTTCATGGGCCACACGGAGGTGCTGGCGGAGGCGTTCGGCCGCGAGGTGCTCATGCTCATGGATGGTCCGCGCGTGCGCGTGGCGCTGGCGACCAACCACGTGCCCCTGGCGGACGTGCCCCGGCTGCTCACGGTGGAGCGGCTGGTGGCGCAGCTGCGGCTGTTGTCCACGAGCCTCGCGCCCG comes from Cystobacter fuscus DSM 2262 and encodes:
- the pdxA gene encoding 4-hydroxythreonine-4-phosphate dehydrogenase PdxA, yielding MSGIGPEVTAAALALPRVRRALVPVVFGDGPTLERFALFGTYARATPQTLERPSRPTVCVVTRLGEKDRQPGKPTRQGGKAQYAYIQAAIEAARAGRVDALCTAPVSKEGISRAGIPFMGHTEVLAEAFGREVLMLMDGPRVRVALATNHVPLADVPRLLTVERLVAQLRLLSTSLAPVVGHAPRIGVLSFNPHAGEGGLLGREEVDIITPAIKLARRQRLDVHGPLAADGLFAHVEHFPYDVVLAMYHDQGLIPAKALDFERTVNVTLGLPVPRTSPDHGTAHDIAGKGQANSVPMVEALLKAARLAPPGRSAPARAARPGRT